AGAAATTAAAGATCtttgaatgttttctttttctgtAAAATCACTGTGTTGGTAGAACTACTCTCAAATCTAAACTGGGTACAGGGTACATGtaagaaaaacaataacaataattaaattataaggatttataaattactttatattgtataaaaacttGGCAAAAAGTGAGGCCACTGGTTCCGTATGTATGTGTTGGTGAGTGTGTCTGCTTTACAAAGATCAACTAAATTGCTACTTGACACTTACTAATTctttaaaatactatataaatcaatattacaattataaatattgttttttttttttagatttacagAATGAACTTGAaagttataaattgaaattggaACAATGTGAATCTGAAAAAAAAGCAAGTGCTGAAAACATACAAACTCTTCAAGAACTAGTGGATTCCTTAACTGAACAGAAACTTAACTTTATTACTGAGGTAGATGTAGCCCACAGTAAAGTTAAATCACTTACCAGAAAATGTGACAGTTATGAACAAGAGATCCAAAAGTCTAAAGCGGATATCATTATTAGGGATAACAATCTTACTGATATTTCACAGAAATTGTCTGACCTTGATAGTGAGATTATTTCtctaaaaagacaaaataaaaggCTTCTAGATGAAAATGAACAACTTTTAAATCAACTAACTGATATTGAAGCGAAAACtactgaatttaataatattggctTGCAACAACAGGAACAGTTGAAAATTTTAGAGGAAAATGTACAAAAAGGTATTTCCAgcaactaatttattatttttttaactccaATGAGACACAATATGTGCTAAAATTCCATATGGTTCAAAtcatatgaaattttattagaaGTTTCATTAAATGTAGTATTTTAGATTGTTCAATAATGTAGCCTTTAGACACCTAATGTCAAACTTCACTTCTAATGAATTCAGCTAACAACCTAGGGTGTgagaaaatagaaaaatgcaaTAAGTTTGGCCCTGCTAAGGTCATTTCGATTTACATCATCATAAAAATACTACTTTTTTTGTGCGCGTCTCCTATACATGGAATGCTAAATAACAAAGTGGTAAGAGTAGAGTAAAGTGTGCTTCTGTCAGAAAGAGATGCAAATGTAATAAGAAGAATGGGCCTCAATGTTATAATTATGAACACATCTAATGGCCTGTAGAAATTGAAGTGGCGATAGTGTAGTTGTGAATGAAACACACTGGCAAGATATAagtctgcaggttcaaacccaagggcatgttactctgacttttctatataGTTATAccatatatgtttattatttgtgaatagttatagttttctttaatagtgaaggaaaaAGTTGTAGGGAAACTtatatacctaagaagttcttcataagaatttatAGGTATGTGAAGATTACCAATCTgtactaggccagtgtggtggactaagttctaaactctctcagtagtacaaGAAGCATATATCTAGCAGttagacagtatataatacagggctgatattataagacGAATTTTATGAAAACATGAATTCATGTAGGGGCTGCTATATCTATTAAATCACTAATGTGGAAGTGTTCATCCCTCACAGGTGCGGTCAGAACTGacttgaaaaatttaaatagtaaactatacttaatttttttgtcagaagtgtttttaaaaatgaatcgccTGTTATGTGACATCTATGGGTTGTATCCTTGATGCTTGGGTTAttgacaatttaattaattaaatacagttaTTACTGATGAATTTGTTTCagataaagattataataaaataattgaagaaCTTAACTCTAAAGTAAGTGAATTAGAGGCTCAATTACAAAAAGAGCAAGAAAATAAAAGcacatatgaaatgaaaataaaagatattactGAAATGTATGAAACAGAAAAGGTGAAAAAAGAAAAAGCCAATATTAAACTAAGAagttataaagataaaattttgaaatgtgCAGCATGTATTAACCAACTTAAAAACTCCAGATTTATTTTATCGAAAACTGTAAAAGAATACTCCGAAAATATTCCTAAATGgcaaaatgatttaattaaggCATCTAAAGTATTAGATGAACAGTTGAGTAAAGTGAACACTGAAAATAGTTCTCTCAAAGAAAGACTACAATTAGCTGACgaacaaataaatcaattgacagaaactttaaaatattccgaaaacacaaaaaataagatATCAGAACTTAGTAGTACAAACAATTTGTTAcaattagaaataattaaacttaaggAACAATTAGACAAAGCAATTCAAGATAATAGTAAAGTAAATAAGGAGTTATCTATAGTATATGATGAATCTAAAGATTCCGCGCGGAAAATCGCAGATTTGTCAGAGAAGAATCGTAAATATCAAAAAGAAATAGATAAgcttaaaattgaaaataatgatttgtCTGATTCTTTAAAACGAGAGACTCACAATAATGAATCTAATACTAATTTACTACTGCAAATTAAAGCATTGGAAAGTGAAAAGTCTATTTTAGTAAAGGAGAAACTGAATGCCAGAGATAGTGTTTTagatttggaaaataaaaacaaagtgttGGTTGATCAAGTTACATCTTTAACAACAGAAATTCAGACAATTAATTCTCAACTGCAAAGAATTACTCAAGAAAAGTTGGTCctagaaaaaaatcataaagctGATAAGGAAggtgaagtaaatatgttaaaatgtgAAATTAGGTCTTTACAAGAACAATGTGATAGATTTAAGAAAGAATATGATGATTTGCAAGATCTTAATGGTATTTTAAGAGAAGAAGTAGAAACGCTAAAACTTTCTTTAGAGCAGCCTAAAGATGAGTGTGATAATTTATCAGATCTAAATGCATCTCTACAAGCCGATGTGGTAAAGTTAGAAACAAAATTAGCTGCCTATAAACAAGAAAATTCTTCTCTCCTTAGTGAAGTCAAGGAAtcacgtaataaaataaaagaatatgaCTCTCTTCTTCTTGAATATGAAAATGTGAAATCGAATCTTTTGAGTTATAAAACCGAAAACAGTGAGCTTTTGAATGAAATGAAAGAAATTAATCAAGTTTTAAAGGAACGTGGGGAAGCCATATCCAAGCTACAAAAAGCTATTGCTGAAATGGAATTATTAGTAGAAACCCTTGAAAAAGATAGAGATAATGTTATACAAGATAAGTCCGACCTACAAAAGAAAATAGATTCTCTCGAAAACACATTGAAAAACGCCGAGCAAAAGACTCAAGAATCAAACGATTATACCAATCAACTAATTGCTGAGAGAGACAATGCTATGAAAGCATTAGATAGCAAGGAAGATTATATTGCCTCATTAAAAACAGAAATGGATAAATTGAAACAACAAAATTCAACTCCAACAGAAATTCCAATGGAAGATAACATGTCAACATCAACTATTTCAAAAGCTGAGGAATACGCTCGCATGAAGGACTTAGATGAAACCTTTGaagaaaagtattattttagattatcaaaatgttttgtatataagattttgtaaatattataaacaattatttattttacagatacAGTAAACTAAGAATATTtgctttaaaacttaaaaagaaaTTGAATGAAACTGTAACTCAGTTGCAAAACTCTGAGCAGGATAAGGCGCGGTTGGAGAAGTTACT
The sequence above is drawn from the Manduca sexta isolate Smith_Timp_Sample1 chromosome 28, JHU_Msex_v1.0, whole genome shotgun sequence genome and encodes:
- the LOC115445124 gene encoding LOW QUALITY PROTEIN: GRIP and coiled-coil domain-containing protein 2 (The sequence of the model RefSeq protein was modified relative to this genomic sequence to represent the inferred CDS: inserted 2 bases in 1 codon), whose product is MDNPSVASDQSQKKSPFDELSREELASKCKGLLALAQKAKQAKSDLQNELESYKLKLEQCESEKKASAENIQTLQELVDSLTEQKLNFITEVDVAHSKVKSLTRKCDSYEQEIQKSKADIIIRDNNLTDISQKLSDLDSEIISLKRQNKRLLDENEQLLNQLTDIEAKTTEFNNIGLQQQEQLKILEENVQKDKDYNKIIEELNSKVSELEAQLQKEQENKSTYEMKIKDITEMYETEKVKKEKANIKLRSYKDKILKCAACINQLKNSRFILSKTVKEYSENIPKWQNDLIKASKVLDEQLSKVNTENSSLKERLQLADEQINQLTETLKYSENTKNKISELSSTNNLLQLEIIKLKEQLDKAIQDNSKVNKELSIVYDESKDSARKIADLSEKNRKYQKEIDKLKIENNDLSDSLKRETHNNESNTNLLLQIKALESEKSILVKEKLNARDSVLDLENKNKVLVDQVTSLTTEIQTINSQLQRITQEKLVLEKNHKADKEGEVNMLKCEIRSLQEQCDRFKKEYDDLQDLNGILREEVETLKLSLEQPKDECDNLSDLNASLQADVVKLETKLAAYKQENSSLLSEVKESRNKIKEYDSLLLEYENVKSNLLSYKTENSELLNEMKEINQVLKERGEAISKLQKAIAEMELLVETLEKDRDNVIQDKSDLQKKIDSLENTLKNAEQKTQESNDYTNQLIAERDNAMKALDSKEDYIASLKTEMDKLKQQNSTPTEIPMEDNMSTSTISKAEEYARMKDLDETFEEKYSKLRIFALKLKKKLNETVTQLQNSEQDKARLEKLLNEKAILESKLDAPLNQDVIDGTDRDEHSGKDLQEKIEKLTVALEAAKQDCSELEKVKAELTSKSQQLASEMESHKVTKDNLEKARRDVKKKNVLSLEMEDYERSMKELTSKMEENKKKMVQMESIIDTQEATIIAMKTQIKLLEEQIKTEETQCRHLKEELQHALEEIKEKDNIISVKNGIISKLEQDLEDEKRKNEESDMELTAVLSDKEKVIMSLAEEKAELNNKVKRMEFKCAELKENIQILNIELADLKTEYTSYKVRAQAVLRQNQMVDHSQEEQLKEEMAALKAQIETLTLKLATAQEQLAEQRSETENGRRRAAEASNEATRAQQRTARLHTDLTRLSQQLESERAQHKLQISTLTQCYKTQINELETKLQKETENLKKQLMVVQNENTTVSALGMSQEPHNSHYMLPVIPKDENSDGEMDINVSMIPREEGEGSESAPSPPPSKSYMTAAGSSRSPVPLERLLEEGVPDDEALDTASLALTPEQEISDLKRKLLAQQQRVKHVTVLLSESERECARRWQLSELLKAELRRXRGADHSAHNAEYMKNVTLKFLTLPPGDERGRLVPVLQKILTLTQEETQKIQAIAKGMDPNPGKGWGSYLPWPGSK